CTGGTGAGGAAACAAGACGTGCTGCGTGCAGCGTTGTGATTGAGCGGTTTTATACACACCCCGCTTCCTCTGGTCGCTCTGCACTCCCATGGAACTCTGTGTTGTGGGGTTAGGGGCTGTGGATGAGACCATAACAGGTTTTTATCGTAGGATGTACTCTGTCACAGTAGCAGATAGCTTCATAGcctttaaaatgatcatttcaaataaataatcacaGCCTTCCAGTTTTGCTAGATAATTACAAGAATTAGAATGAACCCCTTTCTCTAACAATAATTTAACTTAGGAagaatatatatcattttatttatttttgaaagtatACCTACCAGGCCAAATGAATTCTAGAAAAAATATCAACATGACCATAAATAACTAGAGCATCAAAGGTTGGgtattgcaaaataaaaattgaaaaatgttttgaaataaaacaccGTTCCAAAACAATAATGCAATGTTGAAAATAGAACATGTATGTTAAAATAACTACCAGACAAAAttaaaaattgtttaaaaaagttatttacataaaaacaaataatagcTTAGAACTAACTGTGATAATGATTTGCAAAAttaaaactacaaaacaaaaaaatgctcACTTGAACCCACACACTGAAGTTACACAAACTGCCCGGAGCATTATTTAAGCGggtggtttaaaaaaatgcagGCTGTATTTGGTCGTGGTTTTTTctcaaacaacattttcaaagacATCAGAAAAACGTTGCATAAATATTAGTATACTGAATTCAAATTAGGGCTGTatgaacaaagacaaataatttaagtaaaaaatcAAACACAAGTGGTTTCAGGAATTAAGGTGTgtaaaaagttgtaaaatagTTGGAAGTGTGAAATACATTGGGACcgacaaaaaaaagatttgcagCCCTTGAAGGGGTCCTTCAAGGGGGTACTTCAAGGGGCAAACGGCAGGAATTTGACAATGCAACAGTGACACCTAGTGGCATACTCACCACGCTACACCACAAAGTAATTAGATGAAGTAAATAGTgtgtgctgctgatgctgctgatgCTTTTTTAATTCATGCGATAGATTAACTTACGTCCTTGTCCTTCGTCCTTGTCCTGGTTGTCTTTAGGGACCTGAAGGGGACAAGACAGTAGCGATGGCGCTGGCAGCACCAGACCGGTTCGTCCTGAAGcctcagagagagggaggcggTAAGATCCACATTCACAGTTTCTTAAACCAGAGGACTTTGAAATGTCAGTGTCTTCATTGTAGTGCTTCCACAGTTACCGCTGCAGGGAGCATTGAGAGATACCCATGTTAAAGTAAAGCTTCTGAATACAGCAGGGGCTGCAGTAtattaatatattgtttatttctaggTAACAACATCTATGGGTCAGAGATCTGCCAGGTCCTGCAGGGAGTGAAGGACAGCACCGAGAGGACGGCTTATATTCTGATGGATCTCATTCATCCCACCCCCGTGCAGAACTACCTGCTGAGAAAAGACACTCCTCTCAAGATCAGCACCTGTCTCAGTGAACTGGGAGTGTTCGGAACATACGTCAGGTGTGTGATCAAAACTATTGATTTAATTTCCAACCAATAATAGTGCAATTTGGCTATACATTACACAACTCACTGTAAATATTACCAAGCATTTGTAGTAGTACATTATTAAAGCAGGATTTAGATATTTTTGTGTAttacaaacaacaaaatgagCTATTGCCCACAGCCACTACACCACTGTGggattgtctctttttttcacatcaatattttctttaatgcagCCAAAACTGTATGAAACCCAGTGGGTTCGCCGGTAATGAAATCCATTAATACACATACAGATCACGCTTTTGATATCCTGCTTTCTTTGAGAAGGAAATCATTACAAACTGTACTCTTTGGTGTCAAAGTAACAAAAAAGTTGCTCTATTtgctctctgtctgtatctGAGTGTTTGAGCTCATTTGATACTAACAAAAGCTAATCGGGGCATGATACAAAGAAACCCTTCTTCCAATACAACTTAATAACATGCTACTTCTCTTTTCTATCTCCATGATTACGTCTTTCActctcaatatttatttttccgtATTAACATCTGGCCCTGAGTTCTCGTGTCCAGTTTTTTTGAATGGTCACTTGTTTCATTTATCCTGCCACATtaatatgtattgttttaacCAAAGGAGAAACGAATACAAACGAAGGTCTACCTCTTTTTGTACTTTCAGAAAAAGTGAATTGATTTAAGTTTAAACTAAGGCTTAATCTCTCACAAATGCACTGCGAGCAGATGGAGCTGTAGGTATGTTTAATGTCAGTCAGGGAGTTTACACTTTCAATCTAGGTTAACAGTAATTATTTTATCTTTCACGCTTCTAATTCTTCACCTCTCTTCGTCTCTAACAGAAAAGGTAACGACATGGTGATGAATGAGTGTGTGGGTCACCTGCTGAGGACCAAGAGTTCAGAACACTCGGATGGAGGCGTAGCAGCGGGGGTGGCGGTGCTGGACAATCCCCTCCTCGTCTGAGACCCGACATCCGTACCTGCCGCTTCAGCCAAAAGAAAATGCTTGAACGGACAAAGATGAAATCAAGGACGGATATTTGAGTCTCCCTTTTACACTAGCCTTCACTCTGTGTAGAGGAACTATCCTGCAAATCTTTCTCAATTTTTGATATCACGATGATTTCTTTTAATGTGAAGTGCTGCTATCAAAAACACCCTCAAGGCAACCCGTGTGCCTAGATCTATTTCTCTAATGTCCTAAAGACATAAATGTTGTGTCTAAAAACCgctttaataatttaaataatatatggaATTATTGTCCTCTTTCATGTACTTTAATCTTAAAACCAACACCTGTCTGttatttttcagttattttaaacCATTAATTGAATGTCTGCTTACATAATGCCactgttgtatttgtattaaaacacacatgcatttctCAGTCTGGAAGCCCTGCATTCATAAAGTATGCAACATTCTTGTTAAAATCAATGATGGCAGAGAAACTTAAACCCGCTGACTGCTGCCTCGTTTTTATGACgaacacaacactgacaaacactttattttacacataGTTGCTGTGACATGTTGTAATTATCTAACCTTGGGatgtttaaacaaatattaGCTTCTATTCTATCGTTTTCATTCACTTTCTTTATTGTagattcattttacttttaaaacttAAGTCTTCAACTACTGATTATTATCGTATATACACCAGTTATTTTCTAGACAATCGATTGGTCCATACAATGTCAGATAACAACACCAAGGTGAAGTCTAACACTGTTTTGTCATTGAACCAAAGTTATGTACTTTagtatgaaataaaacagaaaaacaaatctctatATTTGAGAGGATAACATTATGTTTTTGTGCGAGTAGATACTTTGaatgattaattaataattaaagcagTTGGTTATTATTTCTCTGATTTACATAAGGTACTACCATTATCactataaaaatatatattctactAATTCTGAAAACTAAAACTATTCATTTTTACAACACCTTTTGTTTAAAGCAATGAAGCTTAAGGTGCTTTTATTTAGTGTAAAGTGTAAGCAACTCAAATAGCAATTCCAATGACACTGTTGTGATATAATCTTGTGATTTTAAGATTTTTCCCATTAAGGTTAAATAccgtatttatatttttatagtATTACACCTTTGATGTCTGAAACAGGAGAAATTTGAAAACAGCAACTTTTAAACTAGCGCAGAACAGAGTAACGGCTAACTTTCCTCAGTAACTAGCTAACTAAAATAATTCATATGGAACGTAACACCAAGCCCTCTTCTCCTGCATGACTTAGCATGCAGGTCAAACAAGGTCATTCACTTTAGAATTACCACAGTTCTTTTCACCTGCAAATGGATTATACTCCTTTGGATGGATTATAAGAATGACATGCTATAAAGAATGTCGAAAAATAGTAATAGTATATATCGAAActatgcaaacaaaaacacagtaataTGTAGAAAATATGCCAAAAAAAGATGTTGTATATAATGTGGTATTTATGTAAaagtctgtttcctgttttattttgaagaatgTTAACCCTGTGTCATGTCtgttttaacttcctgtctgtgcttTCCCTCCTGTTTTATTAGCTGATTGTGTTCACCAGAGGCCCCTGTGTATTCTctgccctccccagctgtgtcttttGTCTGCATGCATTTAATTTCTGGTTACCTGTCTTTGTTCATTGGATTCGTGTTTGCTGTTTGCagaattcaatttaaatgtaattgtctAGCCTTTCCATGCTGTGCCCAAATACCCCACattaaaggtttttctttttacacatCGTGCACTTCATTACTCTAACGTGACAGAAGGATCCAATCAACCCAGCAGACGGTCATTTTCAATTATCTATGCACTTTCCTGCTCCTTGGCCTGCTGCTATGGAGCTATTTTGAATTCCTTGCCAGATTGGATTAAAGATTTTCTTCTTGCTCACGTAAAAAATGACATAGTAATATGtcgaataaataaaaaggcttgGTATAGTATGTCTAGAATATAGAAAAAAAGGCATAGtatgtcaaatatatacatGAAAAAGACAGTGTAGTATGTCCCCAAAACAggcatagtatagtatgtcgaaaATATAGAATATTGTTTGatcaaaatatagaaaaaaggaATAGTGTACTATgtcaaatttagaaaaaaaaacacagaggataGTATGTCGAAAATATCCCAAATATTGCATCGTATCATGTGTCGAAATTTCATAGAAATACGACAGTATAATATGTGGAAATACATACAGAAAAAGGCATTGTATAGTATGTCGAgaatatacaaaaacatatacaaaaaaCGATGTCGTAACTTTCGTGGTAATTAGTGTGGTTTCGCAcgagtagaaaaacaaaaactgagatAGTAAAGTAcgtaaaaaaacagacaaaaatcaACATGGTATTGTTTGTcagaaaaacatcttaaaataatttcataaatATGTTACAAAAGAATAACCACGGTatgtataatacaaatatgacaaaaaacaactgaTGTTAAATTAAAAGGATTGATTGAATAGGATTGTATTTCCCCCAAAATCTTTTTAGAATAGTATGTCCAAACAATAGATATGTTATATTATTCCATAAAATAGTCAGtaaagtatgtttaaaaaaacaccacacacacagagctgctgtttaAGGATTGTATTTGTAGAAACTCCAAGGTAACCAGCCAGTCAACCAGAACATCAGCAAGTGCACTTCAGTTATCAAGTTATTACATTCATAGTAAACTGGAGACTTTTTCACAATGACTCACCAAGTGACAGGTCTGACCAAAGATGTTTGACTAGCTGTGTTCATTCACAGCAGCGTCCGGGCATGagatgaatacacacacaccctttgaAAAGAACGACCTACTGGTTATTTCTAATCTGTATTTtccaggaaagaaaaacaaagaaaagttcAAACCTATATTTTGCACAGCATGTCATCCAGACAGTGGAAGAGAAGAACATGAAGGGTGTGATTGGGTTTTTGGCAAGTCACATCTTCTTGCAAACTATGGCTTTAATCACACACTGCTACAGAGGCTAGCATTGACATGACAACCCTGTAATCCATGGCTGAACTCATAGCAAACAGAGAAATGGATTGTGGCATAGGCAGAATTGCACGAAACGTAAGGCTTCAATGACAGAGGAAGTCACACTTATAAGGACACAGCGTTTACCACATTACAGATCTCACACACCGATATTGCACTTTTCGAAGCATTGCAGGCCGAAAGAAAAGCATGTTTCCAGAGAGGACATGCCTGGGCCAGTCCAATGttattctttaatattttactaaatacatttggaaGATAAAGACATTAAACACTTTCCTGTCATTTAAATGAGGGTTTcttgaaaaaaaggaattatATCATTTGGCTTAAATCATAGGGTTAATGGAAACTGAATGCTGAGACTGTTATTACCTCAGCCAATCAGGATATGTTTTgcttgtctgtttgtttgtctttctggaGGTTGACGGAAAACTACTGGCCGGATTTGAATAAATTAACGTCATTCTTTTTAGGAACATTTAGTGCCAAATTACATAATCCTTTAACCTGAAAATAAATTGGTCAGTAATTTACAGGGACGTAAAAATAATGGTATTTACTTTAAAGTTcacttgctttaaaaaatgtatagtttttttatattgcaCTAGATTCAACTGTTACAATTAATATCATGACAATCTAGATGATTTTACTCTTAGTTTCAATATAGATTATTATGGACTTCCACCAATTTGGCATTACACTCCTTTTACATCGTTAAAAAACACTAATAAAGATATCGTCTTTTAAAATTCCATGCATTTTTCTGTCTTGTCAAAACACGGCTATACGCAGCGAACTCCCCATGCGCCGACTTTGAAGTTTAGCATCCGCTCTAGACTTTGAAGGCCGTATGAAAAGAAGCAGCATACTGATATTTTTCACAGCGGAGCcattaataaacattttcctACACCAGCCTCTGTAATGtccaaaatgtaaatgctgtCACTCCAGCTGAACAAGGCCCTGCAGTGGGGAAGCCGGTGGATTAACCCCTGGACGTGCCTGCGCTCGGGCTAACAAGGGGAGCTCTGAGCAGGGGCCGAGCTGAGCTGGACCCGGCCCCCGACCACAGCTATGTGGTTGTTTGTTCAGCCTACCTGCCCACAGCTAAATACAGACAGTGATAGAGGAGTGATAGAGAGGGATAGCAGCACACTTTTACTGGAATTAAGTAGACTGCTACTTTCTCTGGAAATGACTCGGAAGTACTTTCGAGATAGAGTCAGCGATTGTGTGTCACATGCAGTGTTGTGGGAGTACTCTAATTACTTTTATCGAGTAACGAGTAACGTAACGCGTTAGTTTCGTGCGTTTGGTAATCAGTAACTTAGTTTTTTAAGTAATCCGTTAAAATCCCGACTGCAGCCTGCTTTTTGTCAGACAGTTCTGTGCCACCTGCGGATGTGTCAGCGGAGGCGCAGCGCTGTGATGCGTCTGTGCCCTGCTGCTGACCTACattacctctgtgtgtgtgtgtgtgtgtgtgtgtgtgtgtgtgtgtgtgtgtgtgtgtgtgtgtgtgtgtgtgtgtgtgtgtgtgagtgtctcgAACCCCGGCAAGATGGCAGAGAGGTCAGCGTTTTCATCGTGGAAGTACgcacattattttcaattcacCAGCGTAAAGGACAAGAACAACATAACGGTAAAATGCACTCTCTGTGTTGTTGAAAAACGTTTCCAAAGTCTTCTTTTGCTACGTTTCAATCACTACTTTGAAGAGTATGTGAGTTTAGGCCTGTGATACTTGAATAGTATTTTCATAGTTCAGCTATTAGGCTATATTTGTAATGTGCCTGCTGTGTGCCAGTGAGCGATTTTATTGTTCGTTTTATTCGGCATGTTTGTTAGATCGTTGATTGGTCGTTAATTTATAAATGGATCTGAATCTGCAACCTGTTTACCTCAGATTCAGTTTACTTAAGCGCACGTAAATTGATGCACTTTCATAACTGCATCATATCGGCTACCTGGGCTGGGTACCAATTTTGATCACATGttctgtgatttaaaataataaataaaatgctgtgTGGCATATAACTGACTGTCTTTCTTGTTATTGTTATCCTGCAGAGTTAATTTGGTTGGATGCTGTTATTCATTGTCAGGACGTCTCGGTGCATTTAAAGTAGGCTGTGTGTCTGCGTCAGTTAAGCTGCAGCATGTGCGAGGCGCTGCAAACGGCTTTTCATTTTCGGTAATCAGGAGTACTCTAACGCGTTACTTTTATTAATAGGTAACGCTGTAACGTAACTGATAACTTTTAATTGATAGTAACGTTGTAACCTAATTAACTACTTTCCAAAGTAACTATACCCAACACTGGTCACATGTTAGATAAGACAAGCCCAGGCAATGGCGTCAGAGCCAGGGTTGAACCTCATAGAGAAGAGCATGATGCTTTTAGAATTGTCTAGGAGAGTTCTGTTTGGCATgtgcaaaagcaaaaacagcAAGTCACTTTCTAAGCAGAAAGAAATCCCTTCtttcatataaaatacattaatcaCAAAATCATAGGCCCTCAcataataaatacttttatgcaccaacatacataaataaaagccATCCAGAGAGAGAATCTGCTGTGTCAGCACATTCACCCGGAGGAGAACCTGCTCCTCCCAAAGTGTGACTTTGATTTATGGCTCGTTAGTTCTCAGAAGAACGAGCCACGGGGAAACGTTTACTGTAGTGGACTCCGCGGAGACGCTGGTAGGGCAGAATTCTCTTATCCGACATCAGATGTGAAGGACGACAAGAATAAAAGTCAAAGACATGTTTCACGAAGCAATTTCTAGGCGAGAAACgcaattatacaaaataaatattgggTTCTAAATGAACCTAAAGCCCCCCCCCGTCAGAAAGGACTTGTTTGTGGCACCTGGAATGTTCAAACACACTTTGGGAACAACCCATCTGCGCTTTGTGCTGCTTAACATCAGAACAATACCCTCTTTCACACCAGAAAGCAACTGACAGGTGTTTGGCAAACTGTCTTTTggtttcatttacaaaaagttCCCCTCTTTGAAAACCGCAGTCATTCTCCACAGCTGTCTTTTTTCCCAGAGGTTCTAACTGACAAGCCAGAGGTTGTGATGGACGACTCTGGGCAGAGATGGCAACCAAAAAGTGCAACATGATCACAAACTGAAAATCTGAAGGTTGTCATCCACAGCTCTGTCAACGCTCTGATCCTCATCAAATCCGGAGGTAGTCTGGAGTGGAGTAGTTGAAGAGCAGGAAGTCCATGCGATACAGGTTGAACAGTTTCTTCTGGTAGAACGGACTGATGTTCTTAAAGTAGCGTGCGGCCATGCTGCCATCGGTCCGGGTGCTTTTACCGGACGTAGGAAACTGAAGCGTTCCCTCCACTCCGGCAAGACTGAGAACAGCCTGGGCGTCCGGCTCCAGGGTCTCGTACTTCCCCACCACGTCGTAGTGGATGAGGCAGGGGTGGCAGAGGGAGTGCACCCGCTCCCAGTGCTCGTTAAAGGGTTCCTCCCGTTGGGTCCGGGGGTCCACGAGGTACTGAACGAACTCGTGGAACAAAACGTTATCACCTTTCTCCAGCTCTTCTGGGTCCGGCTCGGGCCGGTGCCGGCGGATTATCTTGGTTCCGTAGCGCTTGTGGAAGGCCGTGTTGTAGCTCCGGGTGAACTTGTTGCGGTACGCCGACACCAGGCGCTCGAAGGGCTCCCGCACAAAGATGAACTTGAGGTAGCTGCGGAGGCGCCGGTTGATCTCTGGGACGGAGAACTCGGAGAGTGTGCGGAGGTTCCCCGCCACGTGGGCCTCGTTCGCAGGGATGGAGAGGGGGTCGGTGTAGCGGCCGTCACTGGTGAGGACCATGAGGACGCGCTTCCAGTTGGTGCAGGCTACCTGGAggggacaaaaagagaggggggttCTCTTTAAGGCcacaatacacaaacatacatgtttttacattCTTTTATTTGGAACTATTGAAATTAATTAGCTTTTAGCGTACACATTTACTATCACTGGATCCCTCTGACTTTTACTTTGTGTCTTTATagaacaaggaccatgcatcTCAAAAAGTCAAGTACAGAaccaataaatataaacaccAGTCTATCTATCAGTCAGACTATAGTATCACAACTCGTTTCAACTAAACATGCAAATCACAGTCTTTAATGTTGACAAGACATTTTTGGCACCAtgggaataaaaaacaaattctgTGACACgtttttaaatcataaagaCCTATCTATGATTTCTAAGCCGAGTGGATATTCACCCTGAAAAATGACGATGaattctaaaatgtgtttgagctTTTTGACAACAATCCACATGCTAAACGACAAAGATGTGCTTGCGTTTGTTTTGAAAACTTCACATGCAGCGGTCTCTTTCATCTCATATCCTTGCCTCACatctctccccctctgcctAGAGTTTCAGCTGCGCTTCTTAATGTTATTGTCACCAACCTTGGGTACGTAGCAGTAGATGAGACTGTGTTTATCATCCACAATGAGGTGTTTGAGATCCTCGGGGGAAAGCACGTGGCGCTTCCTGGTGTGGCTCAGACACGCTTGCTCCAGCAGCTCCCTGCGACCTTGGAGGGACCTCTGCGCTGCCAGCAGCTCCAGCTGCTTGTGGATGGGATCAGGGCGAGGGATGGTTCCAAACGGGGAAttgaaggaggaggaagcaaaaatagaaaaaccttttaaatgtgatgcaGAGAGGTTGTGCGCCCAAAGACACTCATAGAACCAGTTTCTCTACAGGAGGGAGACCACAGTTTGGTTATCACTACACACATTCAggggattattattattattattattataatcttTAAATATCCtacaaaaagcagaacattagAATGGATTTGCAGCATTTCTGACTCTTTTTAGATCTGTTTATGGTGCTTCTACAGGGAAGTTTCGGGCTCTTCAGCTGCTAAATGAtcaactttgggattttaaagctgttttacaaaataaaaactggtAGAAAACTGAAAGtgacaataaaaacaggaaTGTAAGGTAAAATGAACATATAACTGAAATGTACACTACATAAAGCCTTAGGGAGCTTCAGATCTCTGTGGGCTCATTACTACCCCTTTAACAAAGGGTTTATTTTCGTGTTGTCATCTGATACCTCGCTAGTAGGAACTAGGGTTACTTTAAGAATGCATTCTGTTACATTTagtatttacattaaaacatgttttatcagtAACCCAATCTGAGCCTCACAAATTAAAAGCAATGTGACCTGATAACTTTCCTTTACCTTTGGTGTTCCTCAAAATCAAATGTgatgcaaataaatgcaaaagatGGTATTTAGGTGTCAGGGTGGTCATCATCTCACAAAAATCATACTGGTGCTAGTTAATCCCCTCTAGTTTAAGAAAATCAAGTATCCACCTACTGCAATTAAATattacagctctggaaaaaattaagagaccatttcagcattatcagtttctcccgttttattatttatagttatttcTTTGACTTCAATTCATTgcactttttctctgtgttggaattcaacagacactggactggctgccatacatgtagagatgaagatttaagaaacatttggagtggtctctaaATTTTAaatttccggagctgtatatttatataaaacaatatatcaatattttcaacaaagaaaaatgaaagtagCCTTAATTAAAACCAAAAGGAAAATCCCCTTTGGCTGTATTATATCGATTtgtatttgatcatttcttAATTTTCAATTGAACTGTATTGCAACATTGTAATcctatttaaaatgtaccagtaatctgattattcatttttgtatgCAACTGTAAAGGAATACAGAAATTAAGAGACATTTTAGTCTTGTGGTAGACTACACTAGACAGGCATTAGCTTCTATTATTCAACCTTTAAAGAGCTGGCAAAACGTTTggcaaacatactgtatgatttgtgcgtgtgtgtgtgtgtgtgtgtgtgtgtgtgtgtgtgtgtgtgtgtgtgtgtgtgtgtgtgtgtgtgtgtgtgtgtgtgtgtgtgtgtgtgtgtgtgtgtgtgtgtgtgtgtgtgtgtgtgtgtgtgtgtgctcacctggTCTCCATTGTAGAGAGTCTGCAGTGGACTCCTCCTACTTTTACCTggtctgctgtctgtcttcaCCCCAGGTTCTACAGTcagaaagacagcaaaaaaacaacctcacTTAACCGATCAGTCCTGttcatttcttacttttttacAGGCCTTAT
The Eleginops maclovinus isolate JMC-PN-2008 ecotype Puerto Natales chromosome 1, JC_Emac_rtc_rv5, whole genome shotgun sequence genome window above contains:
- the si:ch211-236h17.3 gene encoding carbohydrate sulfotransferase 11 isoform X2; its protein translation is MRIPRGGRLFLATCLGSLFVLVLYFQSITKPEPGVKTDSRPGKSRRSPLQTLYNGDQLELLAAQRSLQGRRELLEQACLSHTRKRHVLSPEDLKHLIVDDKHSLIYCYVPKVACTNWKRVLMVLTSDGRYTDPLSIPANEAHVAGNLRTLSEFSVPEINRRLRSYLKFIFVREPFERLVSAYRNKFTRSYNTAFHKRYGTKIIRRHRPEPDPEELEKGDNVLFHEFVQYLVDPRTQREEPFNEHWERVHSLCHPCLIHYDVVGKYETLEPDAQAVLSLAGVEGTLQFPTSGKSTRTDGSMAARYFKNISPFYQKKLFNLYRMDFLLFNYSTPDYLRI
- the si:ch211-236h17.3 gene encoding carbohydrate sulfotransferase 11 isoform X1 → MRIPRGGRLFLATCLGSLFVLVLYFQSITKPEPGVKTDSRPGKSRRSPLQTLYNGDQQLELLAAQRSLQGRRELLEQACLSHTRKRHVLSPEDLKHLIVDDKHSLIYCYVPKVACTNWKRVLMVLTSDGRYTDPLSIPANEAHVAGNLRTLSEFSVPEINRRLRSYLKFIFVREPFERLVSAYRNKFTRSYNTAFHKRYGTKIIRRHRPEPDPEELEKGDNVLFHEFVQYLVDPRTQREEPFNEHWERVHSLCHPCLIHYDVVGKYETLEPDAQAVLSLAGVEGTLQFPTSGKSTRTDGSMAARYFKNISPFYQKKLFNLYRMDFLLFNYSTPDYLRI